A single genomic interval of Oryctolagus cuniculus chromosome 19, mOryCun1.1, whole genome shotgun sequence harbors:
- the LOC138847072 gene encoding protein FRG2-like, whose product MAQESADQEALGLSVELPSSPQRSFKDGGTDEEEQPPQGQGSKPSPHEEKSQERKLRGRSSVARAESESSCDRVSSSKRTISSEDSSHTGTGSCVQELSATLQKKAKPSDDGNDRGIQEAHAEPRRGSSRARPGHKRRRRSRSPADHPPPLRKSLVTSLRSLSEAIYEDLARVQAQQAQFPLTQEQLFALAQLRGPLCSAMQSRSALASQAAWAFPAQGWLLLAQAPASAPA is encoded by the exons ATGGCACAGGAAAGTGCAGACCAGGAAGCTCTTGGGCTCTCAGTtgagctgccctcttccccacaaaggtcttttaaagatgggggcacagatgaagaggagcaaccaccacaaggacaag GATCCAAGCCCAGTCCACATGAGGAGAAGTCCCAGGAAAGGAagctcagaggcagaagcagcgttGCCAGGGCAG AATCAGAGTCCAGCTGTGACAGGGTGAGCTCCAGCAAGAGGACAATCAGTTCCGAGGACAGCAGCCACACGGGGACAG gcagctgtgtgcaagAGCTCAGCGCGActttgcaaaagaaagcaaaaccttcggacgatggaaatgacagaggaatTCAGGAGGCGCATGCGGAACCTCGCAGGGgatcctccagggcccgccctgggcacaagaggaggcgcaggtccaggtccccagcagaccACCCACCGCCCCTTCGGAAGAGCCTGGTGACCTCCCTGCGCTCTCTGTCTGAGGCCATTTATGAAGATTTAGCCCGGGTGCAGGCGCAGCAGGCGCAGTTCCCGCTGACCCAGGAGCAGCTGTTTGCACTGGCACAGCTCCGCGGGCCTCTATGCAGCGCCATGCAGAGCCGCTCTGcgctggcctcacaggcagcctgggccttccctgcccagggctggctcctcctggcccaggccccggccTCCGCCCCGGCCTAG